One genomic segment of Hevea brasiliensis isolate MT/VB/25A 57/8 chromosome 3, ASM3005281v1, whole genome shotgun sequence includes these proteins:
- the LOC110647840 gene encoding origin of replication complex subunit 2-like isoform X1 yields the protein MDINNGDEEEFEFSRNYFLAKESSGKKSTRKISDIDLVDEQELRAALANIEPKHEKETIALLNSYKKLYPRWVFELRCGFGLLMYGFGSKKALIESFASTALAEYPVVVINGYLQSINLKQVMIALAEVWWDQLKTRQRTSSRNLQKVQQPFNSRSVDDLLAFLDKSEAEENDSFICVVIHNIDGPGLRDSESQQYLARIASCSNIRTIATVDHVNAPLLWDKKMVHTQFNWYWYHVPTYAPYKVEGIFFPLILAHSNTSQSAKTAAIVLQSLTPNAQSVFKILAEYQRSHPEEEGMPFDNLYTISRERFLVSSQVTLNSHLTEFKDHELVKTRRRSDGQDCLYIPLTNDSLEKLLSEINQ from the exons ATGGATATTAACAATGGTGATGAAGAGGAATTTGAGTTCTCGAGGAATTACTTTCTCGCAAAAGAGAGTTCGGGTAAGAAATCAACCCGCAAGATTTCTGATATTGATCTGGTTGATGAACAG GAGCTGAGAGCAGCTTTAGCCAATATTGAACCAAAGCATGAGAAAGAGACTATTGCTCTTCTGAATAGTTATAAGAAGCTATATCCCCGATGGGTTTTTGAGCTCAG GTGTGGTTTTGGCCTTCTAATGTATGGATTTGGATCTAAGAAGGCTTTAATTGAATCTTTTGCTTCAACAGCATTGGCAGAGTATCCTGTGGTTGTAATCAATGGGTATCTTCAGTCAATTAATCTAAAACAG GTCATGATAGCCTTAGCTGAAGTTTGGTGGGATCAGTTGAAAACCAGACAAAGGACTTCATCGAGGAATTTACAAAAAGTTCAACAGCCATTCAATTCTCGATCGGTGGACGATCTTCTTGCATTTTTGGATAAATCAGAGGCAGAGGAAAATGATTCTTTTATATGTGTTGTCATTCATAACATTGATGGGCCTGGGTTAAGAGACTCTGAAAGCCAACAGTATCTTGCACGAATTGCTTCTTGTTCGAATATCCGTACCATTGCCACTGTTGACCATGTCAATGCACCTCTCT TGTGGGACAAGAAGATGGTTCACACACAATTTAACTGGTATTGGTACCATGTTCCCACCTATGCACCATATAAGGTTGAAggaatcttctttcctttgattCTTGCACACAGCAATACATCCCAGAGTGCCAAAACAGCTGCAATAGTTTTACAGAGTTTGACACCCAATGCTCAGAGTGTGTTCAAAATTCTTGCAGAATATCAACGGTCGCACCCTGAAGAAGAAG GCATGCCTTTTGATAATCTATATACAATCTCCAGAGAGCGCTTCCTTGTGAGTAGCCAGGTTACCCTTAACTCCCATTTGACAGAATTCAAGGATCACGAGTTGGTGAAGACCAGAAGGCGTAGTGATGGCCAAGATTGTTTATATATCCCTCTTACAAATGATTCACTTGAAAAGCTACTTTCTGAAATCAATCAATAG
- the LOC110647840 gene encoding origin of replication complex subunit 2-like isoform X2, with protein sequence MVMKRNLSSRGITFSQKRVRELRAALANIEPKHEKETIALLNSYKKLYPRWVFELRCGFGLLMYGFGSKKALIESFASTALAEYPVVVINGYLQSINLKQVMIALAEVWWDQLKTRQRTSSRNLQKVQQPFNSRSVDDLLAFLDKSEAEENDSFICVVIHNIDGPGLRDSESQQYLARIASCSNIRTIATVDHVNAPLLWDKKMVHTQFNWYWYHVPTYAPYKVEGIFFPLILAHSNTSQSAKTAAIVLQSLTPNAQSVFKILAEYQRSHPEEEGMPFDNLYTISRERFLVSSQVTLNSHLTEFKDHELVKTRRRSDGQDCLYIPLTNDSLEKLLSEINQ encoded by the exons ATGGTGATGAAGAGGAATTTGAGTTCTCGAGGAATTACTTTCTCGCAAAAGAGAGTTCGG GAGCTGAGAGCAGCTTTAGCCAATATTGAACCAAAGCATGAGAAAGAGACTATTGCTCTTCTGAATAGTTATAAGAAGCTATATCCCCGATGGGTTTTTGAGCTCAG GTGTGGTTTTGGCCTTCTAATGTATGGATTTGGATCTAAGAAGGCTTTAATTGAATCTTTTGCTTCAACAGCATTGGCAGAGTATCCTGTGGTTGTAATCAATGGGTATCTTCAGTCAATTAATCTAAAACAG GTCATGATAGCCTTAGCTGAAGTTTGGTGGGATCAGTTGAAAACCAGACAAAGGACTTCATCGAGGAATTTACAAAAAGTTCAACAGCCATTCAATTCTCGATCGGTGGACGATCTTCTTGCATTTTTGGATAAATCAGAGGCAGAGGAAAATGATTCTTTTATATGTGTTGTCATTCATAACATTGATGGGCCTGGGTTAAGAGACTCTGAAAGCCAACAGTATCTTGCACGAATTGCTTCTTGTTCGAATATCCGTACCATTGCCACTGTTGACCATGTCAATGCACCTCTCT TGTGGGACAAGAAGATGGTTCACACACAATTTAACTGGTATTGGTACCATGTTCCCACCTATGCACCATATAAGGTTGAAggaatcttctttcctttgattCTTGCACACAGCAATACATCCCAGAGTGCCAAAACAGCTGCAATAGTTTTACAGAGTTTGACACCCAATGCTCAGAGTGTGTTCAAAATTCTTGCAGAATATCAACGGTCGCACCCTGAAGAAGAAG GCATGCCTTTTGATAATCTATATACAATCTCCAGAGAGCGCTTCCTTGTGAGTAGCCAGGTTACCCTTAACTCCCATTTGACAGAATTCAAGGATCACGAGTTGGTGAAGACCAGAAGGCGTAGTGATGGCCAAGATTGTTTATATATCCCTCTTACAAATGATTCACTTGAAAAGCTACTTTCTGAAATCAATCAATAG